A window of Methanolobus sediminis contains these coding sequences:
- a CDS encoding phage tail tape measure protein: MTSIGELIVSIIGDVSQIKKAFDEVSSQASQMGKKFQETGKQMTSAGKTLSAYVTAPVLGLGAVAFHTASSFDDSMRKVKAISGATGDEFKQMTDLARELGRTTRFSASEAAEGMQYLAMAGFSTSEVMESIDDMLSLAAAGAIDLGTASDIASNVLTGFNLQASEAGRVADVLAKASASSNTDITQLGQAMSYVAPLAAAMGISMEETAAIIGKMSDAGVQGSRAGTALRGALTRLADPTAEVAGVLEKYQLTLADVDPTTQSFTDIIGTLSKVGLSTADAMSLFGQEAGPGMVALLSVGSDAIHDQTKLLENSAGAAAKMAEEMEGGPGGAIRELKSALQDVMITFGDVIAEGLMPLVSAFIEILNVVSGIPKPILKVIVAVAAIAAAIGPVLIVAGSAIGAIGTITTFLGGAGLAGALSSIVAIITGPVGIAIAALALGAILIWKSWDKVSPVVMDTLENIRTAVEPLISIVQDFVSNAMNRISDWWTENGDTITSAVAVIASALGTLVSYIADHVVDNVMVWLPLVLKTFEYVLGQILNLILLFAQILTGDWAGAWQTLQNIAKNSMDFLYSIISSAFDPILSIFSTAGSSFYRSGKDLIQNFINGIKSMVNPLTSTVSDVFSGISRYLPHSPAEVGPLSELPNWDAFFVSPLKKSIGNMDGVLASGLTNVAGSFSTSTSTTNNTYAGDEFVVQNVNLSADYPFEKFVHDLEKYNRQKRVQRGYGI, encoded by the coding sequence ATGACTTCTATCGGTGAACTCATTGTTTCGATCATTGGAGACGTGAGCCAGATCAAGAAAGCATTTGATGAGGTGAGTTCACAGGCCAGCCAGATGGGAAAGAAGTTTCAGGAAACTGGTAAGCAGATGACCTCTGCCGGAAAAACACTCTCCGCATACGTTACGGCTCCAGTTCTTGGTCTTGGAGCTGTGGCTTTCCATACAGCTTCCTCTTTTGATGATTCCATGAGAAAGGTCAAAGCCATATCTGGAGCTACTGGCGATGAGTTCAAGCAGATGACAGACCTTGCCAGGGAACTTGGCCGAACGACCCGTTTCTCTGCAAGTGAAGCTGCCGAAGGTATGCAGTATCTTGCGATGGCGGGTTTCTCCACTTCAGAGGTAATGGAATCCATCGACGATATGCTTAGCCTTGCTGCAGCAGGAGCCATAGACCTTGGTACTGCTTCAGATATCGCATCAAATGTGCTTACTGGTTTTAATCTGCAGGCAAGTGAAGCCGGAAGAGTAGCTGATGTCCTTGCCAAAGCATCTGCTTCCTCTAACACCGATATTACTCAACTTGGACAAGCAATGTCCTATGTTGCACCCCTTGCTGCTGCAATGGGGATATCCATGGAAGAGACTGCTGCCATCATCGGAAAGATGTCAGATGCAGGTGTTCAGGGAAGCCGAGCTGGTACTGCACTACGAGGTGCTTTGACACGGCTTGCAGATCCAACAGCTGAAGTTGCCGGAGTGCTGGAGAAATACCAGCTAACCCTTGCAGACGTGGATCCCACCACACAGTCTTTCACAGACATCATTGGAACACTAAGCAAAGTTGGTCTGTCCACAGCAGATGCCATGTCACTCTTTGGACAGGAAGCAGGGCCTGGTATGGTTGCATTGTTATCCGTAGGGTCAGATGCTATTCATGATCAAACAAAATTGCTCGAGAACTCCGCTGGTGCTGCAGCTAAAATGGCAGAGGAAATGGAAGGGGGACCAGGAGGTGCTATACGTGAGCTCAAATCCGCACTTCAAGATGTCATGATAACTTTCGGTGATGTGATCGCTGAAGGACTCATGCCACTGGTCAGTGCCTTCATTGAGATTCTCAACGTTGTATCTGGAATTCCAAAACCAATACTCAAGGTCATTGTAGCAGTAGCAGCCATAGCTGCAGCCATTGGACCAGTGCTGATTGTAGCAGGTTCTGCTATCGGTGCTATCGGAACAATAACAACCTTCCTCGGTGGTGCCGGTCTGGCTGGTGCTTTGAGTAGTATAGTTGCGATTATAACAGGTCCAGTAGGAATAGCGATTGCTGCTCTTGCACTGGGTGCTATTCTGATATGGAAGAGCTGGGACAAAGTATCTCCAGTGGTTATGGATACACTGGAAAACATCCGTACTGCAGTTGAACCGCTCATTTCCATTGTACAGGACTTTGTGTCCAATGCCATGAACAGAATAAGTGATTGGTGGACTGAGAATGGTGATACGATCACATCTGCGGTGGCTGTTATAGCATCTGCTCTTGGGACATTGGTCTCATACATTGCAGACCATGTAGTCGATAATGTAATGGTCTGGCTGCCTCTGGTTCTGAAAACGTTTGAATACGTGCTTGGCCAGATACTCAACCTAATTCTATTATTTGCACAAATACTCACGGGAGATTGGGCAGGTGCATGGCAGACATTGCAGAATATTGCCAAGAATAGTATGGATTTCTTGTACTCCATAATATCGAGTGCATTTGATCCTATACTTTCGATATTTTCAACCGCTGGTAGCAGCTTCTATCGTTCAGGAAAGGACCTGATACAGAACTTCATCAACGGAATAAAGTCGATGGTAAATCCGTTGACATCTACGGTCTCAGACGTATTTTCCGGCATTTCCAGATACCTCCCTCATAGTCCCGCAGAAGTTGGGCCATTATCCGAGTTACCAAACTGGGATGCGTTCTTTGTATCTCCTCTCAAAAAGTCCATTGGAAATATGGATGGAGTGCTGGCCTCGGGTTTAACCAATGTAGCTGGATCTTTTTCTACAAGCACAAGTACCACTAATAATACATATGCAGGAGATGAGTTCGTGGTTCAGAATGTCAACCTCTCTGCAGATTACCCCTTCGAGAAGTTTGTCCATGACCTGGAGAAATACAACAGGCAAAAACGTGTTCAACGGGGTTATGGCATATGA
- the gp17 gene encoding tail completion protein gp17 codes for MTSVHGALRNLLLQDSSVADLISDRIYPLRLPLDCQMPAISIHKISNPIDHVTGFATPRYQFSCWSGTYAQVQQLSDAVIECLNRYKGVADGNPIKQIAYLDSHDAIEDGSGIFHIPIDFKIIHMR; via the coding sequence ATGACATCTGTTCATGGAGCTCTTCGAAATCTGCTATTGCAGGACAGTTCAGTGGCTGATCTTATCAGCGACAGGATATATCCGCTGAGATTACCGCTTGATTGTCAAATGCCAGCGATATCCATCCACAAGATAAGCAATCCTATCGACCATGTGACCGGTTTTGCAACTCCAAGGTATCAATTCTCCTGCTGGTCCGGGACATATGCCCAGGTACAGCAGTTATCAGATGCCGTCATCGAATGTCTGAACCGGTACAAAGGTGTGGCCGACGGGAATCCCATCAAGCAAATAGCGTACCTTGATTCGCATGATGCTATAGAGGATGGTTCTGGCATTTTTCACATTCCGATAGATTTCAAGATCATACATATGAGGTAA
- a CDS encoding HK97-gp10 family putative phage morphogenesis protein — protein MFQFKVRGMEKLQKNLQELGKDIADILEEGVLAGADVVVRAAQENSRKGGDDFPHRITGNLFRNLAEVNPVSVEKSNERCEVMVGSTMNYAMRLEKGFNDTDSLGRRYHQQPRPFLRPALDENTDEIEKAISIKLQHVIRKYR, from the coding sequence ATGTTCCAGTTCAAAGTCAGAGGAATGGAAAAGCTGCAGAAGAACCTGCAGGAGCTGGGCAAGGACATTGCCGACATTCTGGAGGAGGGTGTGCTTGCAGGAGCTGATGTTGTTGTGAGGGCTGCCCAGGAGAATTCCAGAAAGGGAGGTGATGATTTCCCACACAGAATAACAGGTAACCTGTTCCGCAATCTCGCAGAGGTCAACCCTGTGTCTGTTGAAAAGTCGAACGAACGATGTGAGGTGATGGTCGGCTCCACCATGAACTATGCAATGCGTCTTGAGAAGGGATTCAATGATACCGATTCCCTGGGAAGGAGATACCATCAGCAACCACGACCGTTCCTCAGACCTGCTCTGGATGAGAACACCGACGAGATCGAAAAGGCGATCAGCATCAAGCTTCAGCATGTGATCAGGAAGTATAGATGA
- a CDS encoding encapsulin, with the protein MTNALATFSKEIDSSLVPALRNALIGRKLVHVTSEKGFGITSVDWGKITDVSDGYVSYGFRDGNEDKIEVSLTNSKIPVYWKDYTVDRRIYESWLRSGVDVDKASSISAAYKAAKAENAAIMMGVSNDGTNYDMNGLYQGAGNDYAVSKDFGTYGNATDALAGVYELMDDDGIPVDSLSFNWVLATTQRRQLMASRSANGIKEMPDILDMLNGGQVFGTNTLTAGTGFVCPTENVGEPYVDFYMTSDFKTEHGVDSKHPDTGDLNGRVYSAGILRIKQDVAICKTSAI; encoded by the coding sequence ATGACAAACGCACTCGCAACATTCTCAAAAGAAATAGACTCCTCTCTTGTCCCTGCTCTCAGGAACGCACTTATTGGGAGGAAACTGGTACATGTGACCTCGGAGAAGGGATTCGGTATAACCTCTGTTGACTGGGGTAAAATCACCGATGTCAGTGACGGATACGTATCATATGGTTTCCGGGACGGGAACGAAGATAAGATCGAAGTATCCCTGACCAACTCAAAGATACCTGTTTACTGGAAGGACTACACAGTTGACAGGCGCATTTACGAGAGCTGGCTTAGAAGCGGAGTGGATGTCGATAAAGCATCTTCCATTTCTGCAGCATACAAGGCAGCAAAGGCAGAGAATGCAGCCATTATGATGGGTGTCAGCAATGACGGTACTAATTATGACATGAATGGACTTTACCAGGGAGCCGGTAACGATTATGCAGTAAGCAAGGACTTCGGGACATATGGCAATGCCACGGATGCCCTGGCAGGTGTCTATGAACTCATGGACGATGATGGCATTCCTGTTGACAGTCTTTCATTCAACTGGGTACTTGCAACCACACAGCGCAGGCAGCTAATGGCCAGCCGTAGTGCAAATGGTATCAAGGAAATGCCGGATATTCTGGACATGCTCAACGGTGGACAGGTGTTCGGTACCAACACACTAACAGCAGGCACAGGTTTTGTATGCCCAACAGAGAACGTCGGAGAACCTTATGTCGACTTCTACATGACATCAGATTTCAAGACAGAGCATGGCGTGGACTCAAAACATCCAGACACAGGTGATCTTAACGGTCGTGTCTACAGTGCTGGAATCCTGAGAATAAAACAGGACGTAGCCATCTGCAAGACCAGTGCAATCTGA
- a CDS encoding structural cement protein Gp24: protein MAYSGVVKPANKIVAGGSPLEQELKIENATSMYPGRLVKKGTNDDDMVVNTAAGATLGWLGYEQTNPAFMPTDVDTIYALDDMAAVLYGGSFLIVGSLASGQNVTKGARLKAAADGELAAGIVGTDEIVAIAEESVDASSAAADIVVLSLI, encoded by the coding sequence ATGGCATACTCAGGCGTTGTGAAACCAGCAAACAAGATCGTAGCTGGTGGAAGTCCTCTGGAACAGGAGCTTAAGATTGAAAATGCCACGAGCATGTATCCAGGCAGGCTCGTCAAGAAAGGTACCAACGATGACGATATGGTTGTGAACACTGCAGCTGGTGCTACACTGGGATGGCTCGGATACGAGCAGACCAATCCTGCATTCATGCCCACTGACGTCGATACCATCTACGCACTGGATGACATGGCTGCTGTCCTCTATGGAGGCAGTTTCCTGATCGTTGGCAGCCTTGCATCAGGTCAGAACGTGACAAAAGGTGCACGCCTTAAAGCAGCTGCTGATGGAGAGCTTGCAGCCGGTATTGTCGGAACAGACGAGATCGTGGCCATCGCTGAGGAATCAGTGGATGCAAGCTCAGCTGCTGCAGATATTGTAGTACTGAGTCTCATATGA
- a CDS encoding TrmB family transcriptional regulator, which produces MENEQLLRNIGFNKYEAAAYLTILKDGFTDARALSKKSKIPMGKIYAVLENLENMGFIEVQRSRPKKYRAIEVKIAFDDFIIRKENEMKIEMDTLRKTIDNIKQALSFYSIQEDRDQHFWSAAMGADEVMKMIRSVYNEAENEICVIVPRNIRSMESRHFKDRFTLMFHDTLLPLIKKGIKIKMIDPNPALSEALRELDDSPEDGSVMQNLNKCLQIRLLDTPHRFVLIDRDLVILEVNDPLSVDKIFGMIKIYDRTLSNELHAKFEEFWQNGNNQLSYG; this is translated from the coding sequence ATGGAAAATGAACAATTGCTAAGAAATATAGGATTCAATAAATACGAGGCAGCTGCCTATTTGACAATATTGAAAGATGGATTTACAGATGCAAGGGCACTATCAAAAAAATCAAAGATTCCGATGGGCAAGATATATGCAGTTCTTGAAAATCTTGAAAACATGGGATTTATTGAAGTTCAGCGCTCGAGACCAAAAAAATATCGTGCAATAGAGGTGAAGATTGCATTTGATGATTTTATCATTAGAAAAGAAAACGAAATGAAAATAGAAATGGATACGCTACGAAAGACAATAGATAATATAAAACAGGCTTTGTCTTTCTATAGTATTCAGGAAGACAGAGACCAACACTTCTGGTCGGCAGCAATGGGAGCTGATGAGGTCATGAAAATGATCAGGAGCGTTTACAATGAAGCTGAAAATGAAATTTGTGTAATTGTCCCGAGAAATATAAGATCAATGGAATCCAGACATTTCAAGGACAGGTTTACTTTAATGTTCCATGACACTCTTCTTCCGTTAATAAAAAAAGGAATAAAGATCAAGATGATAGATCCAAATCCAGCACTTTCTGAAGCATTAAGGGAATTGGATGATTCTCCAGAAGATGGATCTGTTATGCAGAATCTCAACAAGTGTCTGCAAATAAGACTTTTAGATACTCCTCACAGATTTGTATTGATCGACAGGGATCTGGTTATATTGGAAGTCAATGATCCTCTTTCTGTAGATAAAATATTTGGCATGATCAAAATATATGACAGGACATTGTCAAATGAGCTTCATGCTAAATTCGAAGAATTCTGGCAAAATGGCAATAATCAGCTGTCTTATGGTTAA
- a CDS encoding COG1361 S-layer family protein produces the protein MIFTKISVRNINVLMLILLLIITTPAVCSAGINGIEISAMEITPQPAEPGDDVTLKIRVTNNGVETIEDFSVKIDVEYPFYLKSESNNFENKRILNVGSSVDNIYYLTVDPNAISGTYPIEFGIYVNDVILNPPDNNVYVQVVGRPDLIIKADAIDNVAPGDTFPLKISVDNVGTGMAKNVKVISESENILILGSNIELIDRIMPAETSEIEYDFIAKNDLDPDAHQFPIVLKYIDEQGANYTLTYNIGINILNRAEIGIQSIKVNPTQITPIDEVYITGIIENTGTGDAEKVVLELENEDRSYKSFIGELRSDDDAPFYFYIDPGATGNKDLNITINYTDDFGSYELEHSIPIEVERPKTNIILVISLLIIIAVPVAYIIYKRRRGGNGDQ, from the coding sequence GTGATCTTTACTAAAATAAGTGTACGAAATATCAATGTCCTCATGCTAATTCTATTATTGATCATTACTACTCCGGCTGTCTGCTCTGCAGGGATCAATGGAATTGAAATAAGCGCCATGGAGATCACACCACAACCAGCAGAGCCGGGAGATGATGTCACTCTAAAAATAAGGGTCACAAACAACGGCGTAGAGACGATTGAAGACTTTTCAGTAAAAATAGATGTAGAATATCCTTTCTATCTGAAAAGCGAAAGTAATAATTTCGAGAACAAGAGAATACTGAATGTCGGTTCCTCTGTGGATAATATATATTATCTGACAGTCGATCCAAATGCCATCTCCGGTACATATCCAATAGAATTCGGCATCTATGTCAACGATGTGATACTTAATCCACCAGACAATAATGTTTACGTGCAGGTTGTTGGAAGACCGGATCTTATAATAAAAGCGGATGCTATTGATAATGTTGCACCCGGAGATACTTTTCCTTTAAAGATATCTGTTGACAATGTCGGTACAGGCATGGCTAAGAATGTGAAAGTCATTTCCGAATCTGAAAATATACTGATACTGGGATCTAACATTGAACTGATAGACCGGATAATGCCTGCGGAAACATCAGAAATAGAATATGATTTTATTGCAAAGAACGATCTGGATCCTGATGCACATCAGTTCCCTATTGTACTCAAATATATTGACGAACAGGGTGCAAATTATACTCTGACCTATAATATAGGGATCAATATACTGAACAGAGCAGAGATCGGAATACAGAGTATAAAAGTAAACCCCACACAGATAACTCCTATCGATGAAGTATACATCACCGGAATTATTGAGAATACAGGAACCGGTGATGCAGAAAAGGTAGTTCTGGAATTAGAAAATGAAGACAGAAGCTATAAGTCTTTTATCGGGGAGCTCAGAAGTGACGATGACGCTCCGTTCTATTTCTATATTGACCCCGGTGCTACAGGGAACAAAGATCTCAACATAACCATAAACTACACCGATGATTTTGGTTCATATGAACTGGAACATTCAATACCGATCGAAGTAGAGAGACCCAAGACCAATATAATCCTGGTCATTTCCCTGCTAATAATAATAGCCGTACCGGTAGCTTATATTATCTATAAGAGAAGGCGGGGTGGAAATGGAGACCAATGA
- a CDS encoding ABC transporter permease, whose amino-acid sequence METNDLKVMLFLAYKNLTKSKITFMVIVAVMAMSFLSITFFASIIDGLGYEFEEGMIRGQTGHLMIEPQEDELYISDSEDLVKDIRRIPGVVGVARRLDASAVARHETIEIGNPVLFIEPENEKDVSDYWNSIIAGEYLSKRDTDELLIGANLVKSYAEEGDTQKRFDVGVGDKITLSFSNGFVKEYRIKGIYKTGSRFVDDKIIINFNQYQLIFGSTEDIASNLLIALPQRGMEESYSEQIIDLGVSEQINKWQTKMGAVNQFVGSLQITNQITGTIGLLTAFATIYIIIFINVTNKRKQIGILKAVGIKKQIILGSYVLQSLAYGITGVIIGNIIMKLLLLLLSIHPLNMPIGPVIPILTTERLMTTSATLILASIVAGFFPSRKAADENILDAIFGG is encoded by the coding sequence ATGGAGACCAATGACCTTAAAGTAATGCTTTTCCTTGCATACAAGAACCTCACTAAAAGCAAGATCACTTTCATGGTCATTGTTGCTGTAATGGCAATGAGTTTTCTCTCCATTACCTTCTTTGCTTCAATAATTGATGGTCTTGGATACGAATTTGAAGAAGGGATGATAAGGGGACAAACCGGACATCTCATGATAGAACCCCAGGAAGATGAACTTTATATTTCAGATTCGGAAGACCTTGTAAAAGATATCCGAAGAATTCCCGGCGTTGTCGGGGTTGCACGAAGACTTGATGCAAGTGCAGTGGCAAGGCATGAAACTATAGAGATAGGAAATCCTGTCCTATTTATAGAACCTGAAAACGAAAAAGACGTATCTGATTACTGGAACAGTATTATTGCAGGTGAATATCTCTCAAAAAGAGATACTGATGAGTTGTTGATAGGAGCAAATTTGGTGAAATCCTATGCCGAAGAAGGAGACACTCAAAAGAGGTTTGATGTAGGTGTTGGAGATAAGATCACATTGAGCTTTAGCAATGGATTCGTAAAAGAGTACAGAATAAAAGGCATATACAAAACCGGGTCACGCTTTGTGGATGACAAAATAATTATCAACTTCAACCAGTACCAGTTGATATTTGGTTCTACAGAAGATATTGCATCTAACCTCCTGATAGCACTTCCTCAAAGAGGCATGGAAGAATCCTATTCAGAACAGATCATCGATCTTGGGGTTAGTGAACAGATAAATAAATGGCAGACAAAGATGGGAGCCGTAAATCAGTTTGTAGGAAGTCTTCAGATAACGAACCAGATCACAGGCACCATCGGACTTCTAACTGCCTTTGCAACGATATATATAATAATATTCATCAATGTCACGAACAAAAGAAAGCAGATAGGGATACTCAAGGCAGTAGGCATTAAAAAGCAAATAATACTGGGGTCGTATGTTTTACAGTCATTGGCCTATGGAATCACAGGAGTAATAATTGGAAATATAATAATGAAGCTGCTGCTTTTACTTCTGTCAATACATCCGCTAAACATGCCAATCGGACCGGTAATCCCAATTCTGACAACTGAAAGACTGATGACAACATCCGCCACACTGATACTGGCATCAATTGTAGCTGGATTTTTCCCATCCAGAAAAGCGGCTGATGAGAACATACTGGATGCAATATTCGGAGGATGA
- a CDS encoding ABC transporter ATP-binding protein gives MERTIIKIEHLERVYATGAVKTYALKDISIEIEEGEFVAIMGKSGSGKSTLLHQLGLLDKPTKGNITIDGNDVINISEKERTRFRLHELGYVFQSYNLIPELTAIENVYVTPMARNLKKEEYEKMAEEVLTAVGLKDRMYHYPSELSGGQQQRVSIARALVNKPKILFADEPTANLDSASSEDVINLFRKFNKEIGQTIVMVTHEKDEGEKADRIIWVKDGLLDTDK, from the coding sequence ATGGAAAGAACGATAATCAAGATCGAGCATCTTGAAAGAGTCTATGCCACTGGTGCTGTTAAGACCTATGCCCTCAAGGATATCAGTATTGAAATCGAGGAAGGAGAGTTTGTTGCTATCATGGGGAAGAGCGGAAGCGGCAAAAGCACCCTCTTACATCAGCTGGGACTTCTGGACAAGCCTACAAAGGGAAACATAACCATAGACGGAAATGACGTTATCAACATTTCTGAAAAAGAGAGGACAAGGTTCAGACTCCACGAATTAGGTTATGTTTTCCAGTCATATAACCTGATACCAGAACTTACAGCTATTGAGAATGTATATGTTACACCAATGGCCAGAAATCTGAAAAAGGAAGAGTATGAGAAAATGGCAGAGGAGGTGCTTACTGCAGTTGGACTAAAAGACCGGATGTATCATTATCCTTCTGAGCTTTCCGGAGGACAGCAGCAGAGGGTGTCCATTGCAAGAGCATTGGTCAATAAACCAAAGATCCTTTTTGCAGACGAGCCAACAGCAAATCTTGATTCCGCATCATCCGAGGATGTTATAAATCTGTTCAGGAAATTCAATAAGGAGATTGGACAAACCATAGTAATGGTTACACATGAAAAGGATGAAGGTGAAAAAGCAGATCGGATTATCTGGGTCAAGGACGGATTACTGGATACGGACAAATAG
- a CDS encoding HepT-like ribonuclease domain-containing protein yields the protein MRTHEAVFMREYRLFLTDIVEAIDEIEEFTSGMDFTDFLNDRKTQKAVVKNIEIIGEAAKNVPDEIKATYSYIPWRVIAGMRDRLAHGYFGIDYVIVWDVVGNRLIGLRNSIRVILVEIDEQEKT from the coding sequence ATGCGCACGCATGAGGCGGTTTTCATGCGTGAGTACAGGTTATTTTTAACTGATATTGTTGAAGCGATTGATGAGATCGAAGAGTTCACTTCAGGAATGGACTTCACCGACTTTCTCAACGATAGGAAAACCCAGAAGGCAGTTGTGAAGAATATCGAGATCATTGGTGAAGCCGCTAAGAATGTGCCGGATGAAATAAAAGCAACTTATTCTTACATTCCGTGGCGAGTGATTGCTGGTATGCGGGATCGCTTAGCTCATGGTTATTTCGGAATCGATTATGTGATTGTGTGGGATGTTGTTGGCAATCGTTTGATTGGTTTAAGGAATTCTATTCGGGTAATTCTGGTTGAGATAGATGAGCAGGAAAAAACTTAA
- a CDS encoding nucleotidyltransferase family protein, giving the protein MIKRDIILGRLDELLPDLKKNYKVKEIGLFGSVVRNEYKTGSDIDFLVGFEKGADLFDLSALGIFLEEEFESKVDIISKRAVRDELKNRIYSEVVYAHA; this is encoded by the coding sequence ATGATCAAAAGGGATATTATTCTGGGAAGACTGGATGAGCTGCTTCCGGACTTAAAAAAGAACTATAAGGTAAAGGAAATAGGCCTTTTTGGATCGGTAGTAAGGAATGAATACAAAACCGGTAGCGATATTGACTTCCTTGTTGGGTTTGAAAAAGGTGCGGATCTTTTTGATCTCTCAGCCCTTGGAATTTTTCTTGAAGAAGAGTTCGAGTCAAAGGTAGATATCATCTCCAAACGTGCCGTAAGGGATGAATTGAAGAACAGGATTTATTCAGAAGTGGTTTATGCGCACGCATGA
- a CDS encoding minor capsid protein, with translation MSLLKSPELIRVEKKLIPLLERTMKRAFRLKTVDYQRELIHNVRREFGSNTYVKQLDNIITEIIKQSLLYADNQLKEISAAAIEDSYVLTEEAVRISTELADNVVESIVQMLKDEAIYTMHPNQLAKRITELWEGERYKAVRFARTFTADVATHTTVYRYRQRGVEYVEFDAEFDDRTSNQCRTLHGTIFSTGSDLLDLYRPPLHHHCRSGLKPVPITRDINPDVKFENRDFFHQMNQEGMFLKELADEKVVEKAFENIDKFNEKYRISKFILDKDIEKRLMMEDGLKVSILA, from the coding sequence ATGTCACTCCTGAAATCTCCAGAACTGATCCGGGTCGAGAAGAAGCTTATCCCCCTTTTAGAGCGAACCATGAAGAGAGCATTCAGATTAAAGACCGTGGACTATCAGCGAGAGCTTATCCACAATGTCCGTAGGGAATTTGGATCAAATACCTATGTTAAGCAACTGGATAATATCATCACCGAGATTATCAAACAATCGTTGCTGTATGCTGACAATCAACTGAAGGAAATTTCTGCAGCTGCAATCGAAGATTCATATGTACTAACAGAAGAAGCTGTGAGGATATCCACAGAGCTGGCAGATAATGTTGTAGAATCTATCGTCCAGATGCTCAAAGATGAAGCAATCTATACAATGCACCCCAACCAGCTGGCCAAAAGAATAACAGAACTCTGGGAAGGGGAGCGATACAAGGCAGTTAGATTTGCCAGGACGTTCACTGCAGATGTCGCCACCCATACAACTGTTTACAGGTATCGACAACGTGGTGTGGAATATGTTGAGTTCGATGCTGAATTTGATGATCGAACTAGCAATCAGTGCAGGACCTTACACGGTACGATATTTTCAACAGGATCTGATTTGCTTGATCTGTATAGGCCTCCTTTGCATCATCATTGCAGATCTGGACTTAAACCAGTGCCTATTACCCGAGATATAAATCCTGATGTAAAGTTTGAAAACCGTGATTTTTTTCATCAGATGAATCAGGAAGGTATGTTTCTCAAAGAACTGGCCGATGAGAAAGTTGTGGAGAAAGCTTTCGAGAACATTGACAAGTTCAATGAGAAATATCGGATTTCTAAGTTCATCCTAGATAAAGATATTGAGAAGAGGTTGATGATGGAGGATGGTTTGAAGGTATCCATACTAGCTTAG
- a CDS encoding cupin domain-containing protein, translated as MIITNYKDAEKKDNPHGVTVHKLYDTEHAQVMHMQLKPGEALKKHSTPVDVFFYVLEGEGIVEIGDEHQTITKDMLVDSPAKIPHRLMNESDSLFRFLVVKVPRQAEQTKMM; from the coding sequence ATGATAATAACAAATTACAAAGATGCAGAGAAGAAAGATAATCCACATGGAGTGACTGTGCATAAGCTCTACGACACCGAGCATGCCCAAGTAATGCACATGCAACTAAAACCAGGTGAGGCTTTAAAAAAGCATTCCACTCCTGTGGATGTGTTCTTCTATGTCTTAGAGGGTGAAGGTATTGTAGAGATCGGTGATGAGCACCAGACCATCACAAAAGATATGCTGGTTGACAGTCCTGCAAAGATTCCTCACAGGCTCATGAATGAAAGTGACAGCCTCTTCCGTTTCCTTGTGGTAAAGGTACCACGTCAAGCAGAGCAGACTAAAATGATGTAA